In Brevibacterium zhoupengii, the following are encoded in one genomic region:
- a CDS encoding AAA family ATPase, which translates to MDSRVDLPLRSVTRHAHSPPELSPWLRELPAVRDCLDGFEFERTTVFVGENGSGKSTLIEALATALDLPHGGGTGWEVRDHAEEVPELSEHVQIVRGAASKRGAFFLRAETMHENMAYLMEIGAGRGHHYSQQSHGEMFIEMLTGKFMDLGLWVLDEPESALSFTASLTLLQLIRQRHRAGLQTIMATHSPILARAEGAKLVEVGEWGLRESTWDRLDMVDHWRRFLHEPQRYLRYFDDD; encoded by the coding sequence ATGGATTCCCGGGTAGATCTACCGCTGCGGTCGGTGACCAGACATGCGCATTCTCCGCCAGAGCTCAGCCCTTGGCTGCGTGAGCTTCCTGCTGTGCGCGACTGTCTGGACGGCTTCGAGTTCGAGCGCACCACCGTCTTCGTCGGTGAGAATGGCTCAGGCAAGTCAACGCTCATCGAAGCGCTGGCCACCGCCCTCGACCTCCCGCACGGTGGCGGTACGGGATGGGAAGTGCGCGACCACGCCGAGGAGGTTCCTGAGCTGAGCGAGCACGTGCAGATCGTGCGCGGTGCCGCTTCGAAGCGAGGCGCATTCTTCCTCCGCGCCGAAACAATGCACGAGAACATGGCCTACCTGATGGAGATCGGCGCCGGTCGCGGCCACCACTACTCGCAGCAATCACACGGTGAGATGTTCATCGAGATGCTGACGGGGAAGTTCATGGACTTAGGGCTGTGGGTTCTCGACGAACCCGAGAGCGCACTGTCCTTCACCGCCTCGCTGACACTGCTGCAGCTCATCCGACAGCGACATCGCGCAGGATTGCAGACCATCATGGCCACCCACTCCCCCATCCTCGCCCGGGCCGAGGGGGCCAAGCTCGTCGAGGTCGGCGAATGGGGGCTGCGCGAATCCACATGGGATCGGCTCGACATGGTCGACCATTGGAGACGCTTCCTCCATGAACCGCAGCGGTACTTACGATATTTCGATGACGACTAG
- a CDS encoding aminoglycoside phosphotransferase family protein produces the protein MDERAIALLRARGWKPGEILGSGMEGTVVDLSADEVAKVWHERRPADLEPLLRFGSALEQSPIPFRCSRTIESLSEDSLTITIEQKDTGRPLRLDAMTNAPVVTDEEIRLMSEALAGLSQADAGDLSALPILPGEEPFLCTKSFGGSLADLAGRRFTARPELLRQAIGDIDKIFETLLRRLRDLPDPESKCLIHGDLIPANVLIEDGEVAGVVDFGFLTTVGDPQFDAAIAASSFDMYGPNARRSENALSKAFSTRFGHDLSAYGLYRAAYAVITNSYFATDSQDGHFRWCAQMLRREDVRDAIANPSN, from the coding sequence ATGGACGAGCGAGCAATCGCGCTGCTGCGTGCGCGTGGGTGGAAGCCCGGCGAAATACTCGGCTCAGGCATGGAAGGCACGGTCGTCGACCTGTCTGCCGACGAAGTCGCCAAGGTCTGGCATGAACGACGTCCGGCAGACCTCGAACCGCTGCTGCGCTTCGGTTCGGCATTGGAGCAGTCGCCGATTCCGTTCCGTTGCTCTCGGACGATCGAGAGCCTCAGCGAGGACAGTCTCACAATTACCATCGAGCAGAAGGATACCGGTCGCCCTCTGCGTCTAGACGCCATGACGAACGCTCCGGTCGTGACCGATGAAGAGATCCGACTCATGAGCGAAGCATTGGCTGGACTGTCCCAAGCGGACGCCGGAGATCTGAGTGCCCTACCGATCCTTCCTGGTGAGGAACCGTTTCTCTGCACGAAGAGCTTCGGAGGCTCATTGGCGGATCTTGCTGGGCGGCGGTTCACAGCACGTCCAGAATTGCTGCGGCAGGCGATCGGCGATATCGACAAGATCTTTGAGACGCTTCTGCGAAGACTGCGAGACCTTCCCGATCCCGAATCGAAATGTCTGATTCACGGGGATCTCATCCCTGCCAACGTGCTGATCGAAGACGGCGAAGTCGCGGGAGTCGTGGATTTCGGGTTCCTGACCACTGTCGGCGACCCGCAGTTCGACGCGGCGATCGCTGCGAGCAGCTTCGACATGTACGGGCCGAACGCTCGTCGCTCCGAGAATGCCCTGAGCAAAGCCTTCAGCACTCGGTTCGGCCATGACCTCAGCGCCTATGGCCTGTATCGCGCGGCATACGCGGTGATCACAAACTCCTACTTCGCCACAGACAGCCAGGACGGTCACTTCCGGTGGTGTGCGCAGATGCTCAGACGCGAGGACGTCAGAGACGCAATAGCCAACCCCAGCAACTAA
- a CDS encoding MFS transporter codes for MSVSPGNEAQLKDEEGAEASILRQPRAVWAVAFAAVIAFMGIGLVDPILPAISEDLNASPSQSMLLFTSYLFITGAMMFFTSFLSSRIGAKKTLLIGLILIVAFAALAGFSGSVDQIIGFRAGWGLGNALFISTALSTIVGAASGGAEKAIILYEAALGVGIATGPLLGGLLGGISWRGPFFGTAVLMAIGFISIVVLLPGGKSGLKTNPEPIKLSATFRALAHPGILALGISALLYNFGFFIILAYSPFPVEAAAAKMGIENFGAMGLGFVFFGWGISVAITSVFGAPILTKRIGRRRTLVATLIALAAILVVMSFIVESFVGIIICVILAGLVLGVLNTVFTESAMEASDLPRPVASGTYSGVRFIGGAVAPLVAGPVSEALGVGVPYLFGAATVLLAVVVLSVSWKALRRVDGHIEEAPVDEAYALTGGDA; via the coding sequence ATGAGCGTGTCACCAGGTAACGAAGCACAGTTGAAAGATGAGGAGGGCGCGGAAGCATCTATTCTGCGTCAACCACGAGCAGTATGGGCAGTCGCGTTCGCCGCGGTCATCGCGTTTATGGGTATCGGTCTGGTTGACCCGATTCTGCCCGCGATCTCCGAAGACCTCAACGCTTCACCGTCACAGTCGATGCTGCTGTTCACCAGCTACCTCTTCATCACCGGCGCCATGATGTTCTTCACGAGCTTCCTCTCCTCGCGCATCGGTGCGAAGAAGACCCTGTTGATCGGTCTCATCCTCATCGTCGCATTCGCGGCACTGGCAGGATTCTCCGGCTCCGTAGATCAGATCATCGGCTTCCGCGCGGGTTGGGGCCTGGGCAATGCGCTCTTCATCTCCACCGCGCTCTCGACGATCGTCGGTGCCGCTTCGGGTGGTGCTGAGAAGGCGATCATCCTCTATGAGGCCGCGCTCGGCGTCGGCATCGCCACCGGTCCGCTGTTGGGAGGGCTGCTCGGCGGAATCTCCTGGCGTGGGCCGTTCTTCGGCACTGCAGTCCTCATGGCCATCGGCTTCATCTCAATCGTCGTTCTTCTTCCCGGTGGAAAGTCGGGTCTGAAGACCAACCCCGAGCCCATCAAGCTCAGCGCCACCTTCCGCGCTCTCGCTCACCCCGGAATCCTCGCCCTGGGCATCTCCGCGCTGCTGTACAATTTCGGGTTCTTCATCATCCTCGCCTACAGCCCTTTCCCGGTCGAAGCGGCGGCCGCGAAGATGGGGATTGAGAACTTCGGTGCGATGGGCCTGGGCTTCGTCTTCTTCGGTTGGGGCATCAGTGTGGCGATCACCTCGGTCTTCGGCGCCCCGATCCTGACCAAGCGGATCGGTCGTCGGCGCACTCTCGTCGCCACTCTCATCGCGCTCGCAGCCATCCTCGTGGTCATGTCGTTCATCGTCGAGTCCTTCGTCGGGATCATCATCTGTGTGATCCTCGCCGGATTGGTCCTCGGTGTGCTCAACACGGTCTTCACCGAGTCTGCGATGGAGGCCAGCGATCTGCCCCGTCCGGTGGCTTCGGGAACGTATTCGGGTGTGCGCTTCATCGGCGGCGCCGTTGCTCCGCTGGTGGCCGGACCGGTCTCAGAGGCCCTCGGCGTCGGGGTCCCGTACCTCTTCGGTGCGGCTACTGTGCTGTTGGCGGTCGTGGTCCTCAGCGTCTCTTGGAAGGCGCTGCGTCGCGTCGATGGCCACATCGAGGAGGCTCCGGTCGATGAGGCCTATGCTCTCACCGGCGGCGACGCCTGA
- a CDS encoding tellurite resistance/C4-dicarboxylate transporter family protein: MSNGQTSLAHLQTRWGLSPGTVTPGCFASVMATGIMSVGAHLKGLTALAAILFWLAVVLYVFFLSLVIWRACVHNEELRADLHNPSKAFGFFTFVAATNVLATALEGQAHFRIALVIFSVGLVAWLILGYLIPFSAVLGSSKSPILTQVNGTWFVCVVAAQSVAVAASGLMAHLPTPEAASGINLNSALAVIAVIAWSVGIGLYFLCAAFVGMRALLHRIGPEDLDAPYWVMMGALAISVVAGSKILEGGTAPILAATTVIIAGASAILWSISTWLIPALVIAGLWRHFGHRFPLGYSAGLWSMVFPLGMYSVASTNVGKVDDVPIISWIGAQWYWIALTVWAIVFAAMVWSFVKSTSAKSSSGSAAG, encoded by the coding sequence ATGAGCAATGGACAGACGAGCTTGGCACACCTGCAGACAAGGTGGGGGCTGAGTCCAGGGACGGTCACACCGGGATGTTTCGCGTCTGTCATGGCCACGGGAATCATGTCCGTCGGCGCGCACCTCAAGGGACTGACAGCACTCGCGGCGATCCTTTTCTGGCTGGCCGTAGTCCTCTACGTCTTCTTCCTCTCGCTCGTCATCTGGCGTGCCTGCGTGCACAACGAGGAGCTGCGTGCCGATCTCCACAACCCGTCGAAGGCCTTCGGATTCTTCACCTTCGTCGCAGCCACCAATGTCCTGGCCACCGCTCTTGAAGGCCAAGCCCACTTCCGCATTGCCCTCGTAATCTTCAGCGTCGGCCTCGTTGCCTGGCTGATCCTGGGCTACCTCATCCCGTTCTCCGCCGTGCTCGGCTCGTCGAAATCACCCATCCTCACACAGGTCAACGGCACCTGGTTCGTCTGCGTGGTTGCGGCTCAATCTGTTGCCGTCGCCGCGTCCGGGCTGATGGCGCACCTGCCGACCCCGGAGGCTGCGTCTGGCATCAACCTCAACTCTGCACTTGCCGTCATCGCTGTCATCGCCTGGAGCGTCGGCATCGGGCTCTACTTCCTCTGTGCCGCCTTCGTCGGGATGAGGGCGCTGCTCCACCGCATCGGCCCGGAAGACCTCGATGCTCCGTACTGGGTGATGATGGGCGCACTGGCGATCTCGGTGGTCGCAGGTTCGAAGATCCTCGAGGGTGGGACTGCCCCGATCCTCGCGGCGACGACCGTCATCATCGCGGGCGCCTCGGCGATCCTGTGGTCGATCTCGACCTGGCTCATCCCAGCACTAGTCATCGCCGGCCTGTGGCGACACTTCGGCCATCGCTTCCCCCTGGGCTACTCGGCCGGGCTGTGGAGCATGGTCTTCCCACTGGGGATGTACTCTGTGGCGAGCACGAACGTAGGCAAGGTCGACGATGTGCCGATCATCTCCTGGATCGGCGCTCAGTGGTATTGGATCGCACTAACAGTCTGGGCGATCGTCTTCGCTGCGATGGTCTGGTCATTCGTGAAGTCCACGAGCGCGAAGAGCTCTTCTGGTTCAGCTGCGGGGTGA
- a CDS encoding ATP-binding cassette domain-containing protein: MQSTSQTLVDETEQAVGHVSLRGWGLSGKQGEVFSGLDLDVPRGSVAIIQGAAGSGKTSLLLSIAGRMRVTSGEGHVGELDIRKQPRLVRGQVTVGHIAGLTDLENDFTLAQHIAERLIMLQPWYKPWVSKSSLREVIDVIRETFASATEVIDRLPEGTFSSSDAKDADFLIDDEGKAFVSELSELQKFLLEFGLASLAQAPVVVLDNIDYLREREDRARAWAAILIYQELRSKRDPENPLTVIASCEDSSDVDLVLDALSTEVSPTSVSTLQLTQHPRH, encoded by the coding sequence ATGCAGAGCACTTCACAGACGCTCGTCGATGAGACAGAACAGGCGGTCGGCCACGTCAGTCTTCGCGGATGGGGGCTGTCGGGAAAGCAGGGAGAGGTATTCTCCGGGCTCGACCTCGACGTCCCCCGCGGTTCGGTCGCCATCATCCAAGGTGCAGCCGGGTCCGGCAAGACATCCCTCCTGCTCTCGATCGCTGGACGCATGCGCGTGACTTCCGGCGAGGGCCATGTGGGCGAACTCGATATCCGCAAGCAGCCCCGCCTCGTCCGCGGGCAGGTGACAGTCGGCCACATCGCCGGTCTCACCGACCTCGAGAACGACTTCACACTCGCCCAGCACATCGCCGAACGGCTGATCATGCTCCAGCCCTGGTACAAACCCTGGGTCTCGAAGTCCTCCCTGCGCGAGGTTATCGACGTCATCCGCGAGACTTTCGCTTCCGCCACCGAGGTGATCGACCGCCTTCCTGAGGGTACCTTCTCCTCATCTGACGCCAAGGACGCCGATTTCCTCATCGATGACGAAGGCAAGGCCTTCGTCTCCGAACTCAGCGAGCTGCAGAAATTCCTCCTTGAGTTCGGTCTTGCCAGCCTCGCCCAGGCACCGGTCGTCGTCCTCGACAACATCGACTACCTACGCGAGCGCGAAGACCGTGCCCGCGCCTGGGCGGCCATCCTCATCTACCAGGAGCTGCGCAGCAAGCGCGATCCCGAGAATCCGCTCACGGTCATCGCGTCCTGCGAGGATTCCTCCGATGTCGACCTGGTCCTCGACGCGTTGTCCACGGAGGTCTCACCCACCTCGGTGAGCACACTGCAGCTCACCCAGCATCCCCGACACTGA
- a CDS encoding DUF805 domain-containing protein — MGPGAGGFGGQPRGAASPDDLSLPLYGASFGQAVKRFFKKYTHFSGRASRSEIWWVALFGFLVQLIPMILAIVGATMAASSAAMVDPYDPTAAQAAMSGPGVIIAGIGYVIGGLIGLAMLIPTLAIIWRRLHDGNFAGPFFFLYFIPGVGAIILLVLLLLPSKPEGQRFDV, encoded by the coding sequence ATGGGCCCTGGCGCTGGTGGATTCGGCGGCCAGCCTCGCGGAGCTGCCAGCCCCGACGACCTGTCCCTCCCTCTTTATGGCGCGTCGTTCGGCCAGGCTGTCAAGCGCTTCTTCAAGAAGTACACCCATTTCTCGGGCCGCGCCTCGCGCAGCGAGATCTGGTGGGTGGCGCTGTTCGGATTTTTGGTGCAGCTCATCCCAATGATTCTGGCCATCGTCGGTGCAACCATGGCGGCGAGTTCCGCGGCGATGGTGGATCCCTACGATCCGACTGCTGCACAGGCTGCCATGTCGGGTCCCGGAGTGATTATTGCTGGGATCGGCTATGTCATCGGTGGTCTCATCGGACTCGCAATGCTCATCCCGACCCTGGCGATTATCTGGCGTCGACTGCATGACGGGAACTTCGCGGGACCGTTCTTCTTCCTCTACTTCATCCCCGGCGTCGGCGCGATCATCCTGCTCGTTCTGCTGCTCTTGCCTTCGAAGCCTGAAGGTCAGCGCTTCGACGTCTGA
- a CDS encoding riboflavin synthase, with product MFTGIIEELGTVAAIDHLDDSAVITIDAKGLVDDLGLGGSLAVNGVCLTSVRDESSSPQGAFTAEVQGPFTAEVMGETLRLTGLGALRTGDRVNLERCTPASGRFDGHVVQGHVDGCGELLSRDDFAEWSTLRIGIPNSLAPYTAVKGSIALNGVSLTLTAVSEPSESSAWVEVGLIPATLTHTTFGDLSPGNPVNVEVDVLAKYTARLLSFRTETAAETTTVFNSTDSSTRQGADHD from the coding sequence ATGTTCACCGGCATCATCGAGGAGCTCGGCACCGTCGCAGCCATCGACCACTTGGATGACTCTGCCGTCATCACCATCGACGCCAAGGGGCTCGTCGACGACCTCGGCCTCGGCGGCTCGCTGGCTGTCAACGGCGTGTGCCTGACCTCGGTCAGGGACGAATCATCCTCGCCGCAGGGCGCCTTCACCGCCGAGGTGCAAGGACCTTTCACCGCTGAGGTGATGGGCGAGACCCTGCGCCTGACCGGCCTCGGGGCTCTGCGCACCGGGGACCGGGTCAACCTGGAGCGTTGCACACCCGCCTCAGGGCGCTTCGATGGCCACGTGGTGCAGGGACATGTCGATGGGTGCGGTGAGCTGTTGAGCCGAGACGACTTCGCTGAGTGGTCGACCCTGCGCATCGGCATTCCGAACTCTCTGGCGCCCTACACCGCCGTCAAGGGTTCCATCGCCCTCAACGGCGTCTCCCTGACGCTGACCGCAGTCTCCGAACCTTCCGAGTCCAGCGCCTGGGTCGAGGTCGGGCTCATCCCGGCCACGCTGACCCACACCACGTTCGGCGACCTGTCGCCCGGCAATCCGGTCAACGTCGAGGTCGACGTGCTCGCGAAGTACACCGCCCGCCTGCTCTCGTTCCGCACAGAAACCGCCGCGGAAACGACCACAGTCTTCAACTCAACCGACAGCAGCACTCGACAAGGAGCCGACCATGACTGA
- a CDS encoding YhgE/Pip domain-containing protein codes for MFSLPWLELSRFKRHTITRLAIIVVAVIPAIYGGLYLASNWAPTDNLDKLQAAVVNTDEGAEKPDSDGEKLQAGDELVDKITPKGEGGFDWQETSLKEANDGLAEGKYFAVLEIPSNFSERLVSTGGDDPEQAGLNLRTDDAHNFIVGQMAGTILNEIKSGLNETTTAEYVSEVYLGFNDIHSSTKKAVDGARQLNDGATDLHDGSGQLSDGAHTLDKGVGTLQTGIGDLDEGAGELEKGSGDLKTGADKLAKSTTEAKNGSKKVADGAGQVADGTGQLRDTADEATDKAEDLKDKADDLVEGTRPKLTQAEDDFDSARNTVNGDMDDRVAQLREDYPDDPNVQKLADDMDNLGGDLDKAHGRASKAADEAKDLEDPVKDAVDDVMKKIREADKKIGKLDDGAQKVATGADDLHSGLIKLDAGAGDLAKGAGDLNDGAIQLKDGTEKAKTGVADLKDGSSQLADGADELDKGAKKLVDGSKELADKLADGLKQIPTYDKSDRENRSDVVAVPVDAEKIKDNAVDAYGEGLAAFFVSLALWIGGMITYMVINAIPYRALMSSAKSSRIAWAGYVPGILFGVAQVAVLYGVLSFALDFSAGSWLWTLLFSILVAASFHAVHQLCVAALGGVGRLVALVLLMVQIASAGGTYPVQTAPSIFQIISPFLPMTHAVNGLRTLIAGGDMFIAAQAAVVLLLMTAICLVATMFVCGRKRMVTLTQLHPSLTL; via the coding sequence ATGTTCTCTCTGCCTTGGCTCGAACTCAGCCGCTTCAAACGGCATACGATCACCCGCCTGGCGATCATCGTCGTCGCGGTCATCCCCGCGATCTACGGTGGACTGTACCTGGCCTCGAACTGGGCTCCGACCGACAACCTCGACAAGCTCCAAGCAGCCGTGGTCAACACCGACGAAGGCGCAGAGAAGCCTGACTCCGACGGTGAGAAGCTCCAGGCAGGCGATGAGCTCGTCGACAAGATCACCCCCAAAGGTGAAGGCGGATTCGACTGGCAGGAGACATCACTGAAGGAGGCCAACGACGGCCTGGCCGAAGGCAAGTACTTCGCTGTCCTCGAGATCCCATCGAACTTCTCAGAACGATTGGTCTCAACAGGAGGGGACGATCCCGAGCAGGCAGGACTGAACCTGCGCACCGACGATGCGCACAATTTCATCGTCGGACAGATGGCAGGAACAATCCTCAACGAGATCAAATCGGGACTGAACGAGACCACAACGGCCGAATACGTCTCCGAGGTCTACCTTGGCTTCAACGACATCCACTCCTCGACGAAAAAGGCCGTCGACGGGGCGAGGCAGCTCAACGACGGTGCGACTGATCTCCACGACGGGTCAGGCCAGCTCTCCGACGGCGCGCATACCCTCGACAAGGGAGTCGGCACGTTGCAGACCGGCATCGGCGACCTCGACGAAGGGGCCGGTGAGCTGGAAAAGGGCAGCGGCGATCTGAAGACCGGCGCAGATAAGCTGGCGAAGAGCACGACCGAGGCGAAGAACGGTTCGAAAAAGGTCGCCGACGGTGCCGGGCAGGTCGCCGACGGAACGGGCCAGCTGCGCGACACCGCAGACGAGGCCACGGACAAGGCCGAGGACCTCAAAGACAAGGCCGACGACCTCGTCGAGGGAACACGCCCCAAGCTCACCCAGGCCGAAGATGACTTCGACTCGGCGCGGAACACGGTCAACGGTGATATGGACGACCGGGTCGCGCAGCTGCGCGAAGACTACCCAGATGACCCGAATGTGCAGAAACTCGCCGACGACATGGACAACCTCGGCGGGGATCTCGACAAAGCCCACGGGCGGGCATCGAAGGCCGCAGACGAGGCCAAGGATCTCGAGGACCCAGTCAAAGACGCCGTCGACGACGTCATGAAAAAGATCAGGGAGGCCGACAAGAAGATCGGCAAACTCGACGACGGTGCACAGAAGGTGGCCACCGGAGCCGATGACCTGCACTCCGGGCTGATCAAACTCGACGCCGGTGCAGGCGATCTGGCCAAAGGTGCCGGAGACCTCAACGACGGTGCCATCCAACTCAAAGACGGCACCGAGAAGGCCAAGACCGGTGTCGCCGACCTCAAGGACGGATCCTCACAGCTGGCCGACGGCGCCGACGAACTCGACAAGGGCGCGAAGAAGCTCGTCGACGGTTCGAAAGAACTCGCCGACAAGCTTGCCGACGGGCTCAAGCAGATCCCGACCTATGACAAGTCGGATCGTGAGAACCGCTCGGACGTCGTGGCGGTGCCCGTCGACGCCGAGAAGATCAAGGACAATGCCGTGGACGCCTACGGTGAAGGTCTCGCAGCATTCTTCGTGTCCCTCGCCCTGTGGATCGGCGGAATGATCACTTATATGGTCATCAATGCGATTCCGTATCGCGCGCTGATGTCATCGGCGAAATCCTCCCGCATCGCCTGGGCCGGCTACGTGCCCGGCATTCTGTTCGGTGTGGCTCAAGTGGCTGTGCTCTATGGGGTCCTCTCCTTCGCCCTCGACTTCTCCGCCGGCAGCTGGCTGTGGACGCTGCTGTTCTCGATCCTCGTCGCAGCCAGCTTCCATGCGGTCCATCAACTCTGCGTCGCGGCCTTGGGCGGTGTCGGCAGGCTGGTCGCGTTGGTCCTGCTCATGGTCCAGATCGCCTCAGCAGGAGGCACCTACCCGGTGCAGACGGCGCCGAGCATCTTCCAGATCATCTCGCCATTCCTGCCGATGACACACGCGGTCAACGGCCTGCGGACCCTGATCGCCGGCGGGGACATGTTCATCGCGGCACAGGCGGCGGTCGTTCTGCTGCTCATGACCGCGATCTGTCTGGTGGCGACCATGTTCGTCTGCGGCCGGAAGCGGATGGTGACGCTGACTCAGCTGCACCCGAGCCTGACGCTCTGA
- a CDS encoding MarR family winged helix-turn-helix transcriptional regulator, which yields MIGDESDLVTLRGLGVVEQYQPVRVGHFAQGYLCSQPAATKILARLEEAGYVVREASASDRRASQFSLTDAGRTRLAENRNILAERMEPYFEALTPEDRLSVHRALGLVSQYLQDQHPVDADEVQPDDERNG from the coding sequence GTGATCGGTGACGAAAGTGACCTGGTCACATTGCGTGGCCTCGGCGTGGTCGAGCAGTACCAACCTGTTCGGGTCGGACATTTCGCACAGGGCTACCTGTGCTCTCAGCCGGCTGCGACGAAAATTCTGGCCCGTTTGGAAGAGGCGGGATATGTGGTGCGCGAGGCCAGTGCGAGCGATCGAAGGGCATCGCAGTTCTCGCTGACCGATGCCGGCCGCACAAGGCTGGCCGAGAATCGCAACATACTGGCCGAGCGGATGGAACCCTACTTCGAGGCGCTGACTCCCGAAGACAGGCTCAGCGTCCATCGGGCGCTGGGGTTGGTCTCGCAGTACCTGCAGGATCAGCATCCGGTGGATGCCGACGAGGTTCAGCCTGACGACGAACGGAACGGCTGA
- the ribD gene encoding bifunctional diaminohydroxyphosphoribosylaminopyrimidine deaminase/5-amino-6-(5-phosphoribosylamino)uracil reductase RibD — MQAEFTELETTAMSAALQAARNGHRGANPLVGAAILTRDSQIVVGHHAGAGSPHAEVDAITTAIDLGVDLTASTLFATLEPCNHIGRTGPCTQAIIDAGIPEVVFALPDSNGVAAGGGATLAEAGVRVRSGLGRDESSALNARWRRAVDAERPFVTAKIAQSLDGMVAASDGTSQWITSAASRVHSHKYRSRVDGILVGTGTVLADDPRLNARGPGGEPLESQPVPIVLGLTSLPPESFLALNPDTVHLRTRDVTAALGELHARGLRHILVEGGPSVLGAFFTAGAVDEVFCYQAPLLVGAGKSSLSGLGTSTLSEAVNLVSDETAEPAITQLGPDVLLHFVTGSGSGSSSGSSSGNTDNYTI; from the coding sequence ATGCAGGCAGAGTTCACCGAACTCGAAACGACCGCGATGTCCGCGGCTCTGCAGGCTGCGCGAAACGGTCACCGCGGCGCGAATCCGCTGGTGGGAGCCGCGATCCTGACGAGGGACTCGCAGATCGTCGTCGGCCATCATGCCGGCGCAGGCAGCCCCCACGCCGAGGTGGACGCCATCACCACGGCCATCGACCTCGGCGTCGACCTCACCGCCTCCACCCTGTTCGCGACCCTGGAGCCCTGCAATCACATCGGCCGGACCGGGCCGTGCACCCAGGCGATCATCGATGCCGGCATTCCCGAGGTCGTCTTCGCTCTGCCCGATTCCAACGGTGTTGCCGCCGGTGGTGGAGCCACCCTCGCCGAGGCAGGGGTCCGGGTCCGCTCGGGCCTGGGCCGTGACGAGTCCTCGGCTCTCAATGCCAGGTGGCGTCGTGCTGTCGATGCCGAGCGTCCGTTCGTCACCGCGAAGATCGCGCAGAGTCTCGACGGCATGGTTGCGGCGTCCGACGGGACCAGCCAATGGATCACCTCGGCGGCTTCGCGAGTGCATTCACATAAGTACCGGTCCCGCGTCGACGGGATCCTCGTCGGCACCGGAACGGTCCTCGCCGATGACCCCCGACTCAACGCCAGAGGCCCGGGTGGTGAACCGCTGGAATCCCAGCCGGTGCCCATCGTGCTCGGGCTGACCTCCCTGCCGCCGGAATCCTTCCTCGCACTCAATCCCGACACGGTTCACCTGCGCACACGAGATGTCACTGCAGCGCTGGGCGAACTGCATGCCCGCGGTCTGCGCCACATCCTCGTCGAGGGCGGGCCCAGCGTGCTCGGCGCTTTCTTCACCGCTGGCGCCGTTGACGAGGTCTTCTGCTATCAGGCTCCTCTGCTGGTGGGGGCGGGAAAATCCAGCCTGTCGGGTCTGGGCACATCGACATTGAGCGAGGCAGTCAACCTGGTTTCCGATGAAACTGCTGAACCCGCCATCACACAGCTGGGCCCCGACGTCCTGCTGCACTTCGTCACCGGCTCGGGCAGCGGTTCGAGTTCCGGCTCAAGTTCCGGCAACACCGACAACTACACCATCTGA